The following is a genomic window from Planctomycetota bacterium.
CATCTCCTGCTGTGCTGTTCCGGACCGCTGTGGTTGTACACAAGCATCGGCCCTGTCGCGGCAAGTTGTCAAGGACAACACCCGCCGATCTCGGATCAAATCCATCATGATTCAGACACCCGCATCATCGGCCGGTTTGTCGGCCGCGTCCCGGGCATTTTGTTGCTGCTCACGGACCGGGTCGATGCCGGCGGCTTCCAGCAGATCGCGTCCTTGACCGACCTGTAAAAGAACCACCTCGTCGCCCACGTCGACGCCGGAGACAATCTCGGCATGGGTCGTGCTCGACGCCGCAACCTCGACCTCGACCGGTACGGGCCGACCGTCGTCGCCGCGCTTGAACACAAACCGCTGCGAGCCGACCGTGTACACCGCGCCCAGCGGCACCGCGATCACATCCTCGCGACGGTCGATGAAAATCTCCGCGTTGACCTTCATCCCGGGCTTCAGACCTTCGGGCGTGTCGGCCATCAAAAGTTCGACCGGGTACTCACGTACGTCCGGGTTGAACCATCGTTGGTTGCTGTCGGCGACAACGGAGATGCTGCTGACGGTCGCGTCAATGGGATCACCGCCGGAGTTGAGCATGAGCGTCGCACTCTGGTCGAGTTCGATCATGCCGACCCGGCTCTCGCTGATCTTGACGACCGCCTTCATCGACTGCGTGTCGGGCAGGCGAATGATCGTCTGCCGCTCGCGGACACTGGCACCTTCGGTGATCTGATCCTGTTCACGCTGGTTGCCCGCAGCACCGTACACGACCAGACCTGCGATCGGCGCGCGAATCTCCGACGCGGCCAACTGTTGTTCGCACCAATCCATCCGTTCTTGCCGGTTGAGCAGACGAAGCTCGCGGGACTTCACATTGGCTTGGTTACGGCTGATGTTGGCTTTGCCCTGACGTTGCACACGGGCGAGTTGCTGTTTCCGCTGGGCCAGCACGTTCCGCTTGCTGGTCAGATCCTTCGGATGCGTGTACTCGGTGAGCACGTCGTAGTCGGTCTGGGCCTTTTCGAGCGCGTTGCGGGCACGAATGAGGGTCAACTCCCGCCTCTTGACGTCCGAGCCGGTGGCGAAGTTCTTGGAGAAAAGCTGCTGGGTCTGGAGTAGTTCTTCCTCGGCATTACGAAGATCAATCTTCGCCATCTCAACGGCGGTCCGAGCGTTGGACTCAAGCTGTGGGTAGACGCCCTGCTCGTACTGCCGAAGGTCCATCTCGGCAAGCGTCAACGCGACCGTGGCCGCTTCGATGTCCGCCTCGACTTTCTCTTTCTCGATCTCGAGCTGCTCGGTCGCGTTGATCAGATCATTTTCCGCGCCTTGAAGTTCAAGCTCGGTTTCCTGAAACTCACGCTCGATGCCGGAGCTGTCGAGCCGAACGAGAAGGTCGCCGGCTCGCACGAACGTGCCTTCCTCGACGAGTTCGACGATCGTGTTGTTACCTTCGAGACGGGAAACGACTTCGGTGCTGTTGACCGACTGGAGCTCGCCGTCCTTGCGGACCGTGATGTCGAGGTCCATGCGTACGACCGGCTCGTAGGTAACGGCGTCGATGACTTCGCCCGACCCATTCATCGCCACGGCAGCAGCCATGCCGCCGCCGAGCAGCGCGACCACCGTCACGCCCGCCGCCAGGGGAACCCAGCGGCGTTTGGGTTTGCGGGCCGACTTCGGGGGCGGTTGGGTTTCTGGGCGTCGGTCCATGTCTTCAATGTACGCCGCCAGCGTTTTAAATGTTTCAATCCTGCGAGGGATTCTCGTATTCAAGCTGCGGCAGGCAGTCGTATAGCAAATGTGGTACCACGTCCCAGCTCGGACTCGACTGAAATCGTGCCACCGTTGTTTTGCACCAATCGCCGGCAGATGGCAAGGCCCAATCCGGTGCCACGCTGTTTGTCGGGGCCACCGGTCGATTTCGTCGTGAAAAACGGCTCGAATACCCGCTCGTGGTGCTTGGGATCGATGCCCGGCCCGGTGTCGGCCACCCGAACCACCACGAACGCGTCTTCTTCGAGTTCCGCCGTGACCGTCAGCCGTCCGCCACCGGTCGATTCCATCGCCTGCTTGGCATTGATGAGCAAGTTCAGCAGAACCTGCTCGGCCTGCACCGCATCGCAACGGAGCTTCACCCCCGGCGGCACTTGCACCCGCAAGGCGATCCCGTCCTTGCTCGGATCCCGCGCCAGCACGGCAAGCACTTCGTCGATGATCTCTTGCAAGTCCGCCGACCCGCCGCGTGAGCCGCGGGAGAGGTTGAGCATGCTCGAACAAATCCGCCCGGCTTTCTCGGCATTCGTCGCTCCCCGCCGCAAGGCCTTCTCGATCATGACCATGTCCGGCTCGCCCTTCTCCAAGCCCGAGAGCGCGAACTGGCTGTAGCTGATCATCGGGGTGAGCAGGTTGTTGAACTCGTGCGCCACGGCGGCCGCGACGGTCCCGATCGCGGCCAGTCGCTGGCTCTCGACCAACGCGTCCTGGAGCTGATTCAACTGACGCTCCGCATCGTCAAGGCGCTCGAGCAACTGCTCGGCGGTCGGGGGCATCGTCTCGGTGGGCACTCTGGGTTAGTCGGCATCCGCGACGCGATGTGTGCATGCGCGGACGTTATCGGACAGGCACGTTCGTCGGTTCCTCGCCCCGGACCCAGCGTTGGCGCAGCCGCCAGTGCGCGTCGTCGCGATCAGGGTGGTCCATGCGATAGTGCGCACCACGACTCTCGGTCCGTGCCGCGGCGGCCTTCACGATGAGCCGGGCGATCGTCAGCATGTTTTGCAGCCGCAACCCGTCGGCGTCGTCGAACACCTTGTCCATGATGTACCGGCCCCAGAACCCGATGATCTCGCGGGTCTCATCAAGACGGTCGCCTGTCCGCTCGATCCCGGCGTTGCGCCACATCAAACTCCGCAGGCTGCTGCGCACGTCGGTAATGTCGAGCTGGGTCCGCTCCGAGTGCGGTACGTCGTGGCTCAGTTTCATCGGGAAACGGAGCTTGTCGCACAGCGCACGCTCTCCCGCTTCGCGGCCGCAGGCTTCGCCGTACGCTAGTCCTTCGAGCAGCGAGTTGCTCGCCAATCGGTTCGCCCCGTGCAGACCAGTGCAGGTGCATTCCCCGGCGGCGTACAACGCCTCGACGGAGGTCTGCCCGATCTCATCGACCTCGAGCCCGCCGATCATGTAGTGCGCCGAGGGATGCACCGGGATGGGATCGGTCTTCGGATCGATGTCGAAGTCGTCGCAAAGCTGGATCAATCCCGGGAAACGGCACGAGAAGTGGGCCCAATCCAAGTGGCGCACGTCGAGGTAGACGTGGGTGAACTCGGTCTTGCGAATCTGGTCGACGATGGCGCGTGCAACGACATCACGCGGGGCGAGTTCGGCATCGCGGTGAACGTCGGGCATGAAGCGATGGCCGTGGCGGTCGATCAGGTACGCCCCTTCGCCACGAACGGCCTCGGTGATGAGTGACCGCCCGGCACCGGCGACGTAAAGCGTCGTCGGGTGGAACTGCACCATCTCCATGTCGAGCAGCGCCGCCCCGGCCCGCCATGCCGCGGCATGTCCATCCGCAGTGGCGATGTTTGGGTTGGTCGTCTCGCGGTAGAGCATGCCCGTCCCGCCGGTCGAGAGGATCGTGCGCCGTGCCCAGACCGCGTGGAGCTTGCCGTCGATCTGCGCCAATACGCCGACGCACCGACCGCTCTCGTCGGTGAGTACGTCAACCACGAACGCCCCTTCGAGCACGCGAATGCCGTCGCGGCCGAGTACGGCACGGATCTGAACGTTGGACAACTCGCGCCCGGTGGCATCGCCGAAGGCGTGGAGGATGCGGGCGAAGCTGTGGCCCGCTTCGAGGGTCATGCTGAGTTCGCCGGCCGGCCCCTTGTCGAAGTTCGCACCCCACTTGAGAAGTTCCAACACCTGCTTGGGGCCCTGCTCGACGACGAACCTGACCGCCGCCTCGTCACACAGTCCTGCTCCGACCGCGAGGGTGTCGGCGGCGTGGGCTTCGGGCGAATCATGCTCGGTGTCGAGCACGGCGGCGATCCCGCCCTGTGCGTACCACGTGTTGCTCTCGGCGATCGTGTCCTTGGTCAGCAGCAACACCTCGGCACCCGCATCGGCCGCCGCGATCGCCGCCCGCAACCCCGCCACACCCCCGC
Proteins encoded in this region:
- a CDS encoding HlyD family efflux transporter periplasmic adaptor subunit, which encodes MDRRPETQPPPKSARKPKRRWVPLAAGVTVVALLGGGMAAAVAMNGSGEVIDAVTYEPVVRMDLDITVRKDGELQSVNSTEVVSRLEGNNTIVELVEEGTFVRAGDLLVRLDSSGIEREFQETELELQGAENDLINATEQLEIEKEKVEADIEAATVALTLAEMDLRQYEQGVYPQLESNARTAVEMAKIDLRNAEEELLQTQQLFSKNFATGSDVKRRELTLIRARNALEKAQTDYDVLTEYTHPKDLTSKRNVLAQRKQQLARVQRQGKANISRNQANVKSRELRLLNRQERMDWCEQQLAASEIRAPIAGLVVYGAAGNQREQDQITEGASVRERQTIIRLPDTQSMKAVVKISESRVGMIELDQSATLMLNSGGDPIDATVSSISVVADSNQRWFNPDVREYPVELLMADTPEGLKPGMKVNAEIFIDRREDVIAVPLGAVYTVGSQRFVFKRGDDGRPVPVEVEVAASSTTHAEIVSGVDVGDEVVLLQVGQGRDLLEAAGIDPVREQQQNARDAADKPADDAGV
- a CDS encoding ATP-binding protein — encoded protein: MPTETMPPTAEQLLERLDDAERQLNQLQDALVESQRLAAIGTVAAAVAHEFNNLLTPMISYSQFALSGLEKGEPDMVMIEKALRRGATNAEKAGRICSSMLNLSRGSRGGSADLQEIIDEVLAVLARDPSKDGIALRVQVPPGVKLRCDAVQAEQVLLNLLINAKQAMESTGGGRLTVTAELEEDAFVVVRVADTGPGIDPKHHERVFEPFFTTKSTGGPDKQRGTGLGLAICRRLVQNNGGTISVESELGRGTTFAIRLPAAA
- the nadB gene encoding L-aspartate oxidase; this encodes MSLYDERRYLVPFHAPKLPQQVADVLVVGGGVAGLRAAIAAADAGAEVLLLTKDTIAESNTWYAQGGIAAVLDTEHDSPEAHAADTLAVGAGLCDEAAVRFVVEQGPKQVLELLKWGANFDKGPAGELSMTLEAGHSFARILHAFGDATGRELSNVQIRAVLGRDGIRVLEGAFVVDVLTDESGRCVGVLAQIDGKLHAVWARRTILSTGGTGMLYRETTNPNIATADGHAAAWRAGAALLDMEMVQFHPTTLYVAGAGRSLITEAVRGEGAYLIDRHGHRFMPDVHRDAELAPRDVVARAIVDQIRKTEFTHVYLDVRHLDWAHFSCRFPGLIQLCDDFDIDPKTDPIPVHPSAHYMIGGLEVDEIGQTSVEALYAAGECTCTGLHGANRLASNSLLEGLAYGEACGREAGERALCDKLRFPMKLSHDVPHSERTQLDITDVRSSLRSLMWRNAGIERTGDRLDETREIIGFWGRYIMDKVFDDADGLRLQNMLTIARLIVKAAAARTESRGAHYRMDHPDRDDAHWRLRQRWVRGEEPTNVPVR